One genomic window of Glycine max cultivar Williams 82 chromosome 16, Glycine_max_v4.0, whole genome shotgun sequence includes the following:
- the LOC100813165 gene encoding glycine-rich RNA-binding protein 3, mitochondrial isoform X2: MKDRKTGQPRGFGFITYADPSVVDTVIEDTHIINGKQVEIKRTIPRGAVGSNSKDFRTKKIFVGGIPSTVTEDEFRDFFTRYGEVKDHQIMRDHSTNRSRGFGFITYDSEEAVDDLLSVGNKIEFAGAQVEIKKAEPKKPNPPAPSSKRYNDSRSSYGGGYGDAYDGFGGNFGMGGYRSGGAYGGRGSAYGGFGSEFGGYGGYAGAMGPYRGDPSLGYAGRYGGGYGRGYDLGGYGGPSEGYGAYGGGGGGGSSGSAYGSSSYDASLGGGYGAAAGGSFYGTRGGYGGAGTGRYHPYGR; encoded by the exons ATGAAGGACCGGAAGACCGGGCAGCCTCGCGGTTTCGGCTTCATAACTTACGCCGATCCCTCTGTGGTTGATACAGTGATTGAGGACACTCACATTATCAATGGCAAGCAG GTGGAGATTAAGCGGACGATACCAAGGGGGGCTGTTGGCTCGAACTCAAAGGACTTCCGAACGAAGAAGATTTTTGTGGGTGGAATTCCTTCTACTGTGACCGAAG ATGAATTTAGGGACTTCTTTACACGCTATGGAGAAGTCAAAGATCACCAAATAATGCGGGACCACTCTACTAATCGTTCACGTGGATTTGGCTTTATCACATATGACTCCGAAGAAGCTGTTGATGATCTCTTATCTGTGGGGAACAAAATTGAGTTTGCTGGAGCTCAG GTGGAAATCAAGAAGGCAGAACCCAAGAAGCCAAATCCACCAGCTCCGTCATCCAAGCGCTATAATGACTCCCGGTCTTCATATGGTGGTGGATATGGAGATGCTTATGACGGATTTGGTGGTAATTTTGGTATGGGTGGCTATAGGTCAGGTGGTGCCTATGGTGGTAGGGGAAGTGCTTATGGTGGCTTTGGAAGTGAATTTGGTGGTTATGGAGGATATGCTGGTGCCATGGGGCCATATAGAGGTGATCCTTCACTTGGGTATGCTGGTCGATATGGTGGAGGCTATGGCAGAGGCTATGATCTTGGTGGGTATGGTGGACCTAGTGAGGGTTATGGGGCATATGGTGGTGGTGGGGGTGGTGGTTCTTCTGGTAGCGCCTACGGAAGCAGCAGCTATGATGCCAGCTTAGGGGGCGGATATGGGGCCGCTGCTGGAGGCTCCTTTTATGGGACTAGAGGGGGATACGGTGGTGCAGGAACTGGTCGATATCATCCTTATGGAAGATAG
- the LOC100813165 gene encoding glycine-rich RNA-binding protein 3, mitochondrial isoform X1, with the protein MDSPPSNHHAVDGDANDLVRPFSHRDDDGKPQPLTGDGASPGKIFIGGLARETTIAQFIKHFGKYGEITDSVIMKDRKTGQPRGFGFITYADPSVVDTVIEDTHIINGKQVEIKRTIPRGAVGSNSKDFRTKKIFVGGIPSTVTEDEFRDFFTRYGEVKDHQIMRDHSTNRSRGFGFITYDSEEAVDDLLSVGNKIEFAGAQVEIKKAEPKKPNPPAPSSKRYNDSRSSYGGGYGDAYDGFGGNFGMGGYRSGGAYGGRGSAYGGFGSEFGGYGGYAGAMGPYRGDPSLGYAGRYGGGYGRGYDLGGYGGPSEGYGAYGGGGGGGSSGSAYGSSSYDASLGGGYGAAAGGSFYGTRGGYGGAGTGRYHPYGR; encoded by the exons ATGGACTCACCGCCCAGTAATCACCACGCCGTCGACGGAGACGCCAACGACCTCGTTAGACCCTTTTCCCACCGCGACGACGACGGCAAACCCCAACCCCTCACCGGCGACGGCGCCAGTCCCGG AAAGATATTCATAGGGGGTTTAGCGAGAGAAACGACGATTG cGCAATTCATCAAGCACTTTGGTAAATACGGTGAGATAACGGATTCCGTTATCATGAAGGACCGGAAGACCGGGCAGCCTCGCGGTTTCGGCTTCATAACTTACGCCGATCCCTCTGTGGTTGATACAGTGATTGAGGACACTCACATTATCAATGGCAAGCAG GTGGAGATTAAGCGGACGATACCAAGGGGGGCTGTTGGCTCGAACTCAAAGGACTTCCGAACGAAGAAGATTTTTGTGGGTGGAATTCCTTCTACTGTGACCGAAG ATGAATTTAGGGACTTCTTTACACGCTATGGAGAAGTCAAAGATCACCAAATAATGCGGGACCACTCTACTAATCGTTCACGTGGATTTGGCTTTATCACATATGACTCCGAAGAAGCTGTTGATGATCTCTTATCTGTGGGGAACAAAATTGAGTTTGCTGGAGCTCAG GTGGAAATCAAGAAGGCAGAACCCAAGAAGCCAAATCCACCAGCTCCGTCATCCAAGCGCTATAATGACTCCCGGTCTTCATATGGTGGTGGATATGGAGATGCTTATGACGGATTTGGTGGTAATTTTGGTATGGGTGGCTATAGGTCAGGTGGTGCCTATGGTGGTAGGGGAAGTGCTTATGGTGGCTTTGGAAGTGAATTTGGTGGTTATGGAGGATATGCTGGTGCCATGGGGCCATATAGAGGTGATCCTTCACTTGGGTATGCTGGTCGATATGGTGGAGGCTATGGCAGAGGCTATGATCTTGGTGGGTATGGTGGACCTAGTGAGGGTTATGGGGCATATGGTGGTGGTGGGGGTGGTGGTTCTTCTGGTAGCGCCTACGGAAGCAGCAGCTATGATGCCAGCTTAGGGGGCGGATATGGGGCCGCTGCTGGAGGCTCCTTTTATGGGACTAGAGGGGGATACGGTGGTGCAGGAACTGGTCGATATCATCCTTATGGAAGATAG